In bacterium, the sequence GGCTGGCCGCAACGTCCGGCAACGTACGCCGCCGCAGCAGCACCGGGGACCGAGCCTCAGCCGCTGGCCTTCGACCTCGACGGGGCGCGCCGGTATCTGTTCACGAGCCCCGATGGTCGCCTGTTCCTGTTCGGCCAGGACGGCGTGCCGGTTCCCGGTTGGCCGCTGTCCGGGGCGGGCGAGACGGCGGGGACGCCGTTGCTGATGGACCTCGACCACGGCCCGGGCCTCGAACTGGTGGCGGCTGGCAGTTTCGCCCGGATCGCCGGTGTCGCGACGAGCGGGGGATTCACCGGAGAACCCGTATCGCGTCTGGCGGTCTGGAGCCTCGCCGGCACCTCGGATGCCCAGGCGGTCTGGCCGATGTACGGCGGGAGCGCCGACCGCGAGACCTCGTTACCGGCGCCTCCCGTCGGCTGGACCGGCGCGGGCCTGCTCGCCGCCGGCAGCCACGTCTGCTACCCCTCGCCGCTGACGGGCTCGGTCCTGCGCGTGCGCGCCGACGTCTTGCGGGATTGCGGAGTCCGGGTCTTCCTGTACAATCTGGAGGGGGAGGAGGTGGCCGTCGGGGCCGCCGCCGCCGCCCGCGCGGGCGAACCCGTGGAGGTCCGGCTGGACCTGCCGCGCCTCGCTTCGGGTCTGTACCTCTGTCGGCTGGTCGCCGAGGGCGGCGGCCGTTCCGAAACGAGCGTCGTGCCGGTGGCCGTCTCGCGATGAGCCGCCGCGGCCGTCGTCCGCGGGTCTGGGCGCGCCCGTCGCGCCGGAAAGGATCGTCATGAAGTCTGTTTCGCCGCGCCGCCGCGCGCTTACTGCGCTCCTGCCCGCCCTGCTCCTCGCGGGGGCCGCCTGCGCCGGGACCCCGGGGTCGGCGGGGTTCCTGTCCCTGCGCAACCCCGTGGGCGCGCGCGAGGCCGCCATGGGCGGCGCCGGCGTGGCCTCGGCCGTCGGAGCGTCGGCCGTGTACTGGAACCCGGCGCGTCTGGCCTTCACGCAGGAGGGCACGGACCTGCTGCTGCAGCACCAGCGGCTGTGGGGGCTGTTCGACAAGGAGACGGCCGCCGTCGCGCACCGCACGCCGCACGGCTCGCTGGGCTTCATCTTCTCCGGCCTCTACGCCGACGAGATCGAGCGCTACGAGGAGGACGGCGTCGGCGTGCCGCTGGGCACGTTCCGCCCCTACGAGGTGGCGCTCGGCGTCAACTACGCGCGGATGATCGGCGAGGTCTTCGCGGTCGGCGTCGGCGCCAAGCTCCTGCACACCGAGATCGACGTGCACGGCGACACGGGTCTGGCCTACGACCTGTTCATCGCCCACCGCGCCGAGATCCCCGGCCTGTGGTTCGGCGCCTCGCTGACCAACGTCGGACCCGACCTCAACCTCGACGACGGGCCGTTCGCCCTGCCG encodes:
- a CDS encoding PorV/PorQ family protein, with product MKSVSPRRRALTALLPALLLAGAACAGTPGSAGFLSLRNPVGAREAAMGGAGVASAVGASAVYWNPARLAFTQEGTDLLLQHQRLWGLFDKETAAVAHRTPHGSLGFIFSGLYADEIERYEEDGVGVPLGTFRPYEVALGVNYARMIGEVFAVGVGAKLLHTEIDVHGDTGLAYDLFIAHRAEIPGLWFGASLTNVGPDLNLDDGPFALPQAGRLGLAYDPQQDFFSGKLTLAADVLFPNDGNEKAHLGAEYRLVPALSLRLGTRVNYESQGYTWGAGFARGPLTLGYAFEQATNDLGDWHRFALELALGRAGY